The Paroedura picta isolate Pp20150507F chromosome 6, Ppicta_v3.0, whole genome shotgun sequence genome segment cctgacggaacttgttCAGTCCTGggggacctgcaagatggagctcttccactaggtgtttggttggggccaataaggACATAACATCTAGCGGACCCCCACATAGGTACAATCCCTGAATGCAAGAAGCATTTAGCAGGCAGGACGCCAGAAGCTTTAACATATACGAGTTGATTTGACTGTTCTATAATTTTATActgaattttattgttttattatattatggACAATGCAAATTTTCTCTGGTTTAAAatgctgtaaaccgccatgagctacTATACTAGGAGGGGCgtttatagaaatcaaataataactaaataattaattattttgattttatttaaagTCCGGGCTCCAATGCACCCACCGCCTAGGAGCAACAATGACCTCCCCTTGCAGACTGATAAACCAACATTCACACCTGAGATCAAGAACACACGAGTAACTCAAAGTGAAATGGAAGGTACTGAGATCTAAGGAACAGTATTGCAGCAGTACTGTTTATTTAATTGGTTGGCACTCCTGTCTACTACATTTATATCAAGAGTTGATTTCAGCATCACAAATCATGTTCCTGCTGTGCAAATGTTAATAGAGCACCTGACATTtagagttgtcagctccaggttgggaaattcctagagttttGGTGGTGGAGtcggaggggagaggagggacctctggGGGATATAACCAAGTTAACAAAgatagccattttttccagggaactTATTTTTGTACTCTGgggatgagttataattccaggagatgtctagttcctacctggagactggcagccctagATTGTTTTGAGGAAAGTGGGGTGTGTACATTAGTTCTACTAGTTTATTTGCTGGCACTTCAGTTTTAGTAATAGTTTTTGTGCTAGAATAGAGTTAATATAAAGGCTCTGATGAATTGGGTGTGTTATACTGTTGAGCAAATAATATAAATATGTAACCTCTAGATTTTGGTTTTATTTAAAGTTTGGGGTCCAAGACTGAGAATACCCCTACCACCCAGAAGCAGAAATGACTTGCCTTTGCAGATTGACAAAACAACCTTCACACCAGAGATCAAGAACACAACAGTAACTCCAAGTGTAACCAAAGGTACTGATATTTAATAAATAGTAATACACCAGCATTATGCTTTTAGTTAAATCTTAAATTTGTCTTGATTTCATTACCTTGTATGTGGAAGGGGGACTGTATCAGAGAATTCATCTTTTTATGAACATTCTTCATTTATACAATATGGGTGGATAATGTGTATGTACAATTGTATTATTTAGTAACCCAGGTGTTAGGTAAGACATGTCAAGTGTTCTGTATACTGAAAAGTGCCACAGGAATGACAATAATTCATGACTAGTTAGTGAACAATTTAAGAGCTCCCAGCTGCAGGTCCATTGTCTGTATTGGCCTTTGAACGGGGTAGCTCCACTTAGGATGGCCCTGTAAGAAGGAATTAAATGGCTGCTTAAACAAGTTGCCTTGAAGATTTATATAATTTAAAGTTGGGGATCTTACCAAAGAAGCTTTAAAGGAGCCTACCAACTCTCCTTTATTTAATGAGTTTCAGATGTGGCCTTGGTTGCTGTTCTGGTGCCTGTTTTGGTCATGGTCATTACCACCCTCATCTTGATCTTAGTTTGTGCCTGGCATTGGAGAAACAGGTAAATGAACTTTACACCCTATCCTGGGATAAAATATGGCATGTGCATATAAAGGGGGCAAAATTCCAAAGTAATTTATTCAAAATCAGTGTCAGCACTGGGATAAGATTGTTGTTATACTTGAACAGTATGAGTATGTTGAAAAGTAGGTTTGTTTTTGGTAGTGTAGTGTTTACTGGGCCACCTCAAGGAAGAACAGGTGCTAGAAAAGTTCTGTAGACATTATTTGATGCTTAGTGAAGATTGGTGTATGAAACTGTCAGAACAATTACTTTACAATAAAAGATTTTGGGGGGTTATAAAAGTTGAAAGTTTTGTAACAAAAGcctttcttgagagccagcatggtgtagtggttaaagaacagcagactctaatctagaggacctgggttgattccccactcctccacatgcagccaactagatgactttgggctagttatagtactcttagagctgttctcacagcagttctcttagagttctttcagccccacctacctcacaggctgtctgctgtgCGGAGACTAAGGAAAggttttgtaagccgctttggggctccttcgggtacTTCCTGTGTTTAAAAACTTCTACTGGCATACATTTCCCCCTCAAATAACTTGTGCCATGTTTTTATCAATCATGAATGTCTCCTGCATATTGATGATACGAATGAATTTTCATccatttcagaaagaaaaaagcagaaggaACTTACAATATACCCTACTGGGACCGTGCAGGTAACATAATAACAACCATCATAGAATGTGTAGCTGTCACATTTAAGCACTGAGATTAGCAGATATTCGTGCATCTTATTCCTGTTAGCAATAAAAGGGTGATTATTATGTCCCAAACATAATGCAGCAGTGGCTGATTTGAGCTGGGATGAAGCAGGCACTTTCTGACACACTGAATAATGGTGCTTTCAATCAGCTTTCagtccactttgcaactggattttactgtgtgaaacagcaaaTGCACTTGCAGATGATCactaaagcacactgaaagtggaTTGACGGTGAATTACCCAGCTTGTGTGAAAGCACTTGGTCCACTTTCTAAGATACAGGTCTCTTCCATCACTTGCCAAGAGCCTGTTATTCTCCAAAAGAGCAATTGTAATTAGCCATTGCTTCAGAATGAAGAATACAGCTCACTTAAAGCTAAAGTATAGCCTCAACTAtttaaccagggtttcaggaaaccctggggatccttgatggtcctggaaaggtttcccaaatgggagagagttaatgaatttttaatttattttttaaaaaatgttaaacatttattgggtgatatgaccatatatggtcacgttgacctgtttcccccccccccctccaaaatagccaacaatgggcctggagggaaggggaggggctcaggtTGGTGTGTACACacctatgtttcccaaccatattctacatgatttcaccacttctgaggtttcttgaagcctgaagaatatttcagccatttctccatggtaaaaaaagttgagaaaggctgatctaaacaaTAGCATGGATAATAATAAAGTAATTGGGAATTGCCACATATCCCATAATTTTCAGTACCAGTTACAGGCTGCAAGTAGTCAGCTTTACCTCTAAACTTTCTGGCTTTCCAGATGATCCTGCATTGTCCTAATGCACACACATTCTTACTTTGTTTATCCCCATCTTCTTTCCCTACccgaccatttccacactggaaactTCGCAGCCCCGGCTCTTGtacgggagcacaaatctggggcagctGAGGTGTACTGggtcaaatgcttccccatgcaggagcagaaaaaggcagggctcaaactccagcctttaGCTCAGGACGAAGCCTccggtgcagaaatggtctctatGTCACATTCTTTTAAACGGGGTTCTCTCTATATGAACAGTTTTTGTTAAGTGATTTCAGCAGTAATGTGCTGGAAATTTGATATCAGTGAGCTATAATGTGCACGTGTGCAAAGTGCTGTCAAACTTACAGTgaccctgaagggttttcaaggtaaaagaTGAACAAATGTGGCTTGCCAGAGCCTTCCTGTGCTTAGCAACCTGGgatttccttgttggtctcccatctaagcacTAATAagggtcaaccctgtttagcttctgatgagatcaggctagcctggtctagcCAGCTATGTGACCCAATATAAAGAGCATGAAACACTGTCCTGGAAAGCCTCTCACACTTGGTGTTCAGTAGCTGCCAGCAACAAATTTTGTTTTGTAGATCATTCTGTAGAATAGTACGGAATAGTGACCTATCTTGTCCAGTTGTGGTGACAAGACATCCTTAAATGTTTTATGGAAAATAGTAGAGGAGAACCCCCTGAGGGAgttggagagagaaaaatcctGTTTTCCTTCCTGCTGCATTTAGACTTCTCTCATCTCCAGTTCTGGCTTGCTCCCCCCACTCTGGCTTGCCTCTGCCCACCTGCTTAGATTTCCCTACTTGTTAGcttgcctctttccccctctccctcacaTAGTGAAATGGGAGAAGGGAACAAGAAAGGTAAGTTGGAGTCAGCTCCAGCTGATTTCCCTTTTCTGTTCTTATGTCCACCTTTGCATTTTTGCACTCCCAATGTTGTCCTGGCCATTGTGGAAAAAATGCCATCCAAACTCTGAGTTGTTTTGCAGTGTCAGCCGATGTGCAGACATTGCTATTAACATGTGAGGGGGTTGTGCTCCACAATTAGttacataaaacatatttttGTAAACCTGGGGTTCCCTAGGCTTGCAGAACTCTGTATCACAACTCTTTGTATGGATTTGCCCATCAACACAGAGGCCAGCCTATGGCCGATGGTATTTCAGCTGGTAACCTGTGAGATGTTAACAAATTTTTCTTCATTAGAATACATCTTGAGAAAGAGAAACAGGAATTAGTGTGtaaatttttaaatatgtaaatagTTCCCTCCTAATGATCcttccatgtattgtttaaatTATTCACTACTTGCCACTTGTCTGCACAAAGCACCCTTCAACATAAAATCAGAAATTTGTTTAAATTTctaatttatttagaacatttttattccacctttctAGGAACCTGCCTGAGATGgagtacaaaataaaaataataaaaacaaaacattggaaaATATTATAACTCCAAAATTCAAACCTTAGACTAGAATAAAAGTGTAGACCGCAATAACAGACCACTGACATCTTAAAGTGATAAGTTTCCAAGTTAAAATAGTTTCATAGTGAAGCCTATTCAGCATGTAGACTAAGCCTCATGGTATCCTCAGTTTGACCTTGAATTCAGAAAACATGGATGCGTTATGAACGGAGTCCTCTGTTGTCTTGacataaaacaataagaaataTTTTTGTAAGAGAGTTACAAAAATAGCTAATGAAATGCATATGATGCAGTTCAAACTAACTTTCCTTATGTCACTTGTAACTGAGGCATGAGAATTTCTCCCTTCCTTGTATCTTGATTTAGGCTGGTGGAAAGGAATGAAGCAGTTTCTTCCTGCCAAGTCGTCAGAGCACGAGGAAATGCCTGTTCGTTACAGCAGCAGCGAAGTGAATTGCCTTAGATCAAGAGAAGTAACGTCCATGTTACAAACACAGTCTGCAGGTATCTGGGCTTCCCAAATTGATTTTgagttatataaatatttaaaccaaAATACTTAAGGTATCTTCATCTCTGAAAAAGAAACCTAGGTAGTTTTACTTTACAATTTTCCCTCATATCCTTcctctcatccttatccatggttcctctatatatttttgaaacatcctggggggtggaatgtgcctGGCtggccaagttggaatagggccaatcagggtgcagccagtaccACAGATCATGTCACAGTTCATCACCTACGCACATACCATATGATACACTCAAGGGGATGCCAGGACTTAATCCCTCAGATTAATTGTTATACCAAGTACCATAGATCAtgcaacgctggctgcaccctaattggtCCTGCTTCTGcaactcctgccctctgtccctggactctagcttctttgctctaagatgcgcctcagtgcctggagcccgcagcaggtaaggggagagggccctgggcaaagagtcatgatggagggcctgctaatgaggccctcttggcctgctaagcagggcctgctgactgcctgctaaggagctctgttctggccctgataacgagctgtccagcccccgcccaccccacttgatccggttgCGAGCTGCAGTCTAAATCGTACGCTGCCTGGCCGGGGTCTAGAGGGGGGGACCcattcaaggcccgttcttaggaacgggctttgaagctagtttaaaataaaattctgtgCTGAAGATAAAAGGGTACTGGTTCACACATATGTtgggattattattttatttatttataatatttatttatcatacggcatgtgtgtaatgtagcccaGAGATCCTAAGATGATCTGGCTTGGTGAGCAAGAGGTCATTtgcattgcctgcccctgtgttacagccctggtattccttggaggtctcccttcgctagccagggctgaccccgcttagcttcctagatctgatgggatcagacttTCCTGGCCTGGCCAGGCCTGGACATGTACTGGGAATTGCTGACTCACACAGACGGTCCCATGTGCTTGTGTCTTATAAGGAACAGGCTcttttaagtttttttaaaatttatttatcacTACGAAATGTTACATTggagatgaaaaaaaaaatcttcctgttGTTGAACTTGTTCTCTGCCTAGAGTATGCACAACCATTGGTGGGAGGAATTGTTGGCACACTCCATCAGAGGTCTACTTTTAAGCCAGAAGATGGGAAGGAAACAAGCTATGCTGATATGGATCCTTACAACTCACCCGAGCAAGAGATTTATCATGCGTATGCTGAACCACTACCAATATCTGGACCAGAATATGCAACACCAATAGTAATGGATATGTCAGGTCATCCTGCAGCCCCTTCTGGCATTACTTCTGTGTCTACTTTCAAGACTTCAGGGAATCCAGCCCCTCCTCTAGTGGGAGCTTACAATAAACTTGTTTCTAGGGCAGACAGTTCATCACCTACGCACGTACTGTATGATACACCCAAGGGGATGCCAGGACTTAATCCCTCAGATAAATTGTTATACCAAGTACCACAAATCATGCCACATTCCACAGGAAGTAAAGAAGACATTAGTTAAACATTAAATCCTTTgaagatgactttttaaaaaagattatttgGACTTTTTCAAGCAAAATATGAGAACTGAGGCCAAAAAAAGAGAGTAAATTACCCTTTTGTGGGGTCTGTACACAACTACTGCCTTGCTTTTCATAAAACAATGGGCTTTCTATTCACTACTGATAGGTACTgcattctttgctaaa includes the following:
- the DCBLD2 gene encoding discoidin, CUB and LCCL domain-containing protein 2 isoform X4, which encodes MDSLIESKSNEVTVQFMSGIHFYGHGFLASYSTTEKSDLITCLDTAGHFSDPEFSKYCPAGCVLPFAEISGTVPHGYRDSSSLCMAGVHAGVVSNVLGGQIDVVISKGIPYYESSQANNVTSKMGPLSSGLFTFKTSGCYGTLGMESGVIADSQINASSFLEWPEQTGQPSTWRPERARLKRPGHSWAALTNDEYQWLQIDLNKEQRITGIITTGSTLAEYYYYVSAYRILYSSDAQKWTGYREPGIERDKIFQGNTGYYQEVRNNFIPPIIARFVRINPLKWHQKIAMKVELLGCQFSIVRAPMHPPPRSNNDLPLQTDKPTFTPEIKNTRVTQSEMEVWGPRLRIPLPPRSRNDLPLQIDKTTFTPEIKNTTVTPSVTKVSDVALVAVLVPVLVMVITTLILILVCAWHWRNRKKKAEGTYNIPYWDRAGWWKGMKQFLPAKSSEHEEMPVRYSSSEVNCLRSREVTSMLQTQSAEYAQPLVGGIVGTLHQRSTFKPEDGKETSYADMDPYNSPEQEIYHAYAEPLPISGPEYATPIVMDMSGHPAAPSGITSVSTFKTSGNPAPPLVGAYNKLVSRADSSSPTHVLYDTPKGMPGLNPSDKLLYQVPQIMPHSTGSKEDIS